In Myxococcota bacterium, a single window of DNA contains:
- a CDS encoding efflux transporter outer membrane subunit codes for MSGRAETLRRWLAAAPLVAAVGCAVGPDFEPPAAPAAATYTPEPQPTETAVAGGRAQRFAAGNALPVKWWELFESPRLDERVEQALAANPTLQSAQATLRQSENELRAGYSVFFPRVDVGASAVRERTFVPAPSVPRETLTVYSLAANASYVLDVFGGERRKVESERAQTDTRRYETAATYVTLVATVANTTIAEAAYREQIDFTQRLIDAERDQVAITQSRARSGLIPRATLLALETQLASTESQIPQLEQRWSEARDLLAVLLGREPASFEAAPVPLAELVIPQEIPVSLPSDLVRQRPDVLAAEARLHGASADIGVATAAMFPQITLSGSYGTAGTGALFSGPTAAWYAAAQLVSPVFHAGELWFQRRAAIEAYQASLASYRETVLGGLEQVADSLRALEHDAAQVEAQRRQESAALDSLQLVGVNYRAGLAGYLDVLVANFQANEATIARIEGEARRLQDTVTLFAALGGGWWENPGAVAPP; via the coding sequence ATGTCCGGGCGCGCTGAGACGCTTCGGCGCTGGCTCGCGGCGGCGCCGCTCGTCGCCGCGGTGGGCTGCGCGGTCGGCCCCGACTTCGAGCCGCCGGCCGCCCCGGCCGCGGCGACGTACACGCCGGAGCCCCAGCCGACCGAGACCGCGGTCGCCGGCGGCCGTGCGCAGCGCTTCGCGGCCGGGAACGCCCTGCCCGTGAAGTGGTGGGAGCTGTTCGAGTCGCCGCGGCTCGACGAGCGCGTCGAGCAGGCGCTCGCCGCAAACCCGACCCTCCAGTCCGCCCAGGCGACTTTGCGCCAGAGCGAGAACGAGCTGCGAGCGGGCTACTCCGTCTTCTTCCCGCGCGTCGACGTGGGAGCCTCGGCGGTGCGCGAGCGGACGTTCGTGCCAGCCCCCAGCGTGCCGCGCGAGACCCTGACGGTCTACTCGCTCGCCGCCAACGCTTCCTATGTCCTCGACGTGTTCGGGGGGGAGCGGCGCAAGGTGGAGAGCGAGCGGGCGCAGACGGACACCCGGCGCTACGAGACGGCCGCGACCTATGTGACTCTGGTCGCGACCGTCGCGAACACGACGATCGCCGAGGCCGCGTACCGCGAGCAGATCGACTTCACGCAGCGCCTGATCGATGCGGAGCGGGACCAGGTCGCGATCACCCAGAGCCGGGCGCGCTCGGGACTCATTCCGCGCGCCACCTTGCTCGCGCTCGAGACACAGCTCGCCAGCACCGAGTCACAGATCCCCCAGCTCGAGCAGCGCTGGTCAGAGGCGCGCGACCTCCTGGCCGTGCTGCTCGGGCGCGAGCCCGCGAGCTTCGAAGCTGCCCCGGTGCCGCTCGCCGAGCTCGTGATCCCGCAGGAGATCCCGGTGTCGCTGCCGTCCGATCTGGTCCGCCAGCGGCCCGACGTGCTCGCCGCCGAGGCGCGGCTCCACGGCGCCAGCGCCGACATCGGCGTCGCGACGGCGGCGATGTTCCCGCAGATCACCCTCTCGGGCAGCTACGGCACCGCCGGAACGGGTGCGCTGTTCAGCGGCCCGACGGCCGCCTGGTACGCGGCCGCGCAGCTGGTCTCCCCGGTCTTCCACGCCGGCGAGCTCTGGTTCCAGCGGCGCGCGGCGATCGAGGCCTACCAGGCGTCGCTCGCCAGCTATCGGGAGACCGTGCTCGGCGGGCTCGAGCAGGTCGCGGACTCCCTCCGCGCGCTCGAGCACGACGCCGCCCAGGTCGAGGCGCAGCGGCGCCAGGAGAGCGCCGCCCTCGACTCACTGCAGCTGGTCGGTGTGAACTACCGCGCGGGCCTCGCGGGCTACCTCGACGTGCTCGTCGCCAATTTTCAGGCGAACGAGGCGACCATCGCGCGAATCGAGGGGGAGGCGCGGCGGCTCCAGGACACCGTCACCCTGTTCGCGGCCCTGGGCGGTGGCTGGTGGGAGAACCCCGGAGCAGTCGCTCCGCCCTGA
- a CDS encoding TetR family transcriptional regulator — MPRRELILDAALALIAERGTEQLTHRSVAEQASVPLGSTTYYFASRDELVREAFRRYVVRVLGELTALTRGAQPRDAAELVEMLVEVARHDLSRDWRWSLVVEHELMLRAARDAELAAEFHGYERALASGLAEALESLGAPQPFDSARTLIAVVRGFELDGLTRPDADPDDLRRRLAPVVELLLRRPQPGAEEKP; from the coding sequence TTGCCGCGCCGCGAGCTGATCCTCGACGCGGCGCTGGCGCTGATCGCCGAGCGCGGCACGGAGCAGCTCACGCACCGCAGCGTGGCGGAGCAGGCTTCTGTGCCGCTCGGCTCCACGACCTACTACTTCGCCTCGCGCGACGAGCTGGTGCGCGAGGCCTTCCGCCGCTACGTGGTGCGCGTGCTCGGCGAGCTGACCGCGCTGACCCGCGGCGCGCAGCCGCGCGATGCCGCCGAGCTGGTCGAGATGCTGGTCGAAGTGGCGCGCCACGATCTGTCCCGTGACTGGCGCTGGTCGCTCGTGGTCGAGCACGAGCTCATGCTGCGCGCCGCGCGCGACGCCGAGCTGGCCGCGGAGTTTCACGGCTACGAGCGCGCGCTGGCCTCGGGCCTGGCGGAGGCGCTCGAGTCACTGGGCGCCCCGCAGCCGTTCGACTCCGCGCGCACGCTGATCGCCGTGGTGCGCGGCTTCGAGCTCGACGGCCTGACCCGCCCCGACGCCGATCCCGACGACCTGCGCCGCCGGCTCGCCCCCGTGGTCGAGCTCCTGCTGCGCCGTCCCCAACCCGGAGCCGAGGAGAAGCCATGA
- a CDS encoding LLM class flavin-dependent oxidoreductase, which translates to MEAGIFMMPSHPPERSLRDGYQWDLEHLAMCDRLGFAEAWIGEHFTSPWEPNPAPDLLIAQALLRTQTMKLAPGAHLLPYHHPAELACRVAYLDHMARGRFMFGVGSSGLPSDWRLFDVDGMSGDNRKMTREALDIILRLWAANEPFEYKGQYWNVNRPDTMFGNLKFHLKPFQKPHPPIGVAGLSPNSDTLLLAGEHGFMPMSLNINPSYLASHWASVEKGAEKSGRKPARSGWRIVREVFVAETDAEARRHALGGMLARAYREYLLPLFGAFGFTQLFKHSPDVPDSDVTPEYLCEHSWLVGSPRTVAQKLGDMYQTCGGFGALLILTFDHSQQDAAWAASQQLFIEQVMPKFASLKAA; encoded by the coding sequence TTGGAAGCAGGAATCTTCATGATGCCGTCGCACCCGCCGGAGCGGTCGCTGCGCGACGGCTACCAGTGGGACCTCGAGCACCTGGCCATGTGCGATCGGCTCGGCTTCGCCGAGGCCTGGATCGGCGAGCACTTCACGTCGCCCTGGGAGCCGAACCCGGCGCCCGATCTGCTGATCGCGCAGGCGCTGCTGCGCACGCAGACCATGAAGCTCGCGCCCGGCGCGCACCTGCTGCCGTACCACCACCCGGCGGAGCTCGCCTGCCGCGTGGCGTATCTCGATCACATGGCGCGCGGCCGCTTCATGTTCGGCGTGGGGTCGAGCGGCCTGCCGAGTGACTGGCGGCTGTTCGACGTCGACGGCATGAGCGGCGACAACCGCAAGATGACGCGCGAGGCGCTCGACATCATCCTGCGGCTCTGGGCCGCGAACGAGCCCTTCGAGTACAAGGGCCAGTACTGGAACGTGAACCGGCCCGACACCATGTTCGGGAACCTCAAGTTTCACTTGAAGCCGTTCCAGAAGCCGCATCCGCCGATCGGCGTGGCGGGTCTCTCGCCGAACTCGGACACGCTCCTGCTCGCGGGCGAGCACGGCTTCATGCCCATGAGCCTGAACATCAACCCGTCGTATCTCGCGTCGCACTGGGCGTCGGTCGAGAAGGGCGCCGAGAAGTCGGGCCGCAAGCCCGCGCGCAGCGGCTGGCGCATCGTGCGCGAGGTGTTCGTGGCCGAGACCGATGCGGAGGCCCGCCGCCACGCGCTGGGCGGCATGCTCGCGCGCGCCTACCGCGAGTATCTCCTGCCGCTGTTCGGCGCCTTCGGCTTCACGCAGCTGTTCAAACACTCGCCCGACGTGCCCGACTCGGACGTCACGCCCGAGTATCTGTGCGAGCACAGCTGGCTGGTCGGCTCGCCGCGCACCGTCGCGCAGAAGCTCGGCGACATGTACCAGACCTGCGGCGGCTTCGGCGCGCTGCTCATCCTGACGTTCGACCACTCGCAGCAGGACGCGGCCTGGGCGGCTTCGCAGCAGCTCTTCATCGAACAGGTGATGCCGAAGTTCGCCTCGCTGAAGGCCGCCTAG
- a CDS encoding ABC transporter ATP-binding protein gives MEATAIEARSVTKWFGEGAARTVAVRDVSLSISFGEMLYIVGPSGSGKTTLLSILSGILRPDAGTVFVKGRDIWRLGDDELADFRLHTVGFVFQDYHLFPRLTTAENVAVPLILKRRSWADSLFAARQCLEIVGLSGRAELAPVKLSGGEQQRVAIARAIVGEPDILILDEPTASLDGETGRRIVEFVRTKVLTSTRCIVIVTHDVRITEFADRTISMEDGRIVGERHGG, from the coding sequence GTGGAGGCCACGGCGATCGAGGCGCGCTCCGTCACGAAGTGGTTCGGAGAGGGCGCGGCGAGGACGGTCGCGGTGCGCGACGTCAGCCTCAGCATCTCGTTCGGCGAAATGCTCTACATCGTCGGGCCGTCGGGCAGCGGCAAGACCACCCTGCTGAGCATCCTGTCCGGGATCCTGCGCCCGGACGCAGGCACGGTGTTCGTGAAGGGCCGGGACATCTGGCGCCTCGGCGACGACGAGCTCGCCGACTTCCGCCTGCACACCGTGGGGTTCGTGTTCCAGGACTACCACCTGTTCCCGCGGCTCACGACGGCCGAGAACGTCGCCGTCCCGCTGATCCTCAAGCGCCGGTCGTGGGCCGACTCACTGTTCGCCGCGCGGCAGTGTCTCGAGATCGTCGGGCTGTCGGGCCGTGCGGAGCTCGCACCTGTGAAGCTCAGCGGGGGCGAGCAGCAACGCGTCGCGATCGCGCGCGCGATCGTCGGCGAGCCCGACATCCTGATTCTCGACGAGCCGACGGCTTCGCTCGACGGCGAGACCGGCCGCCGCATCGTCGAGTTCGTGCGCACGAAGGTGCTGACCTCCACGCGCTGCATCGTGATCGTGACTCACGACGTGCGGATCACGGAGTTCGCCGACCGGACCATCTCCATGGAAGACGGCCGCATCGTCGGCGAGCGGCATGGAGGCTAG
- a CDS encoding biotin/lipoyl-binding protein: MRPRLVFAIAVAGIVAGLVAAAIFAVRPRTAAPAFEPVANPYERGIYASGIVESEQASGENVNVFPEVAGTVTEVLVREGQQVGRGAALVRIEDSVQRATAEQLEAQASAAHALLEALRAQPRAETLHVAVSQVAAAQAALRTSSDQLAKQQASYADDSRSVSQLALDDATNAVRVAEANLKVFQRQLELVKAGAWIYDIRNQEAQYTALSKSAASARALLAKYEIRAPTDGLVLALGVSVGSYASPQGTLDTYTQGARPIVVMGQAGDHLAVRVFVDEILISKLGSIEQLDATMYVRGTDVRVPLQFVRVQPLVSPKVELSNERTERVDLRVLPVIFRFAQPAGLRLFPGQLVDVYVRAR; encoded by the coding sequence ATGCGCCCGCGTCTCGTCTTCGCGATTGCGGTCGCAGGGATCGTCGCCGGGCTGGTCGCGGCGGCGATCTTCGCGGTCCGCCCGAGGACGGCCGCGCCGGCCTTCGAGCCCGTCGCGAATCCGTATGAGCGGGGCATCTACGCCAGCGGGATCGTCGAGAGCGAGCAGGCCAGCGGCGAGAACGTCAACGTGTTCCCGGAGGTCGCGGGCACCGTGACCGAGGTGCTCGTGCGCGAGGGCCAGCAGGTCGGCCGCGGGGCCGCCCTCGTCCGCATCGAGGACTCGGTGCAGCGCGCCACGGCCGAGCAGCTCGAGGCACAGGCGTCTGCTGCGCACGCCCTGCTCGAGGCGCTCCGAGCCCAGCCGCGAGCCGAGACACTCCACGTCGCAGTCAGTCAGGTGGCGGCCGCGCAGGCGGCCTTGCGCACGTCGAGCGACCAGCTCGCGAAGCAGCAGGCGTCTTACGCCGATGACTCGCGCTCGGTGAGCCAGCTCGCGCTCGACGACGCGACCAACGCGGTTCGGGTCGCCGAGGCGAACCTCAAAGTCTTCCAGCGCCAGCTCGAGCTCGTGAAGGCGGGAGCCTGGATCTACGACATCCGCAACCAGGAAGCTCAGTACACGGCGCTCTCGAAGTCGGCGGCGTCGGCCCGCGCGCTGCTCGCCAAGTACGAGATTCGCGCGCCGACCGACGGCCTCGTGCTCGCGCTCGGCGTGTCGGTGGGCAGCTACGCGTCACCGCAGGGCACGCTCGACACCTACACGCAGGGAGCCCGGCCGATCGTGGTGATGGGCCAGGCGGGAGACCACCTGGCGGTGCGCGTCTTCGTCGACGAGATCCTGATCTCGAAGCTCGGCAGCATCGAGCAGCTCGACGCGACGATGTACGTTCGGGGCACCGACGTGCGGGTGCCGCTGCAGTTCGTCCGCGTGCAGCCCCTCGTGTCTCCCAAGGTGGAGCTCTCCAACGAGCGCACGGAACGCGTCGACCTGCGCGTGCTGCCCGTCATCTTCCGCTTCGCGCAGCCGGCGGGGCTCCGGCTCTTCCCCGGCCAGCTCGTGGACGTGTATGTCCGGGCGCGCTGA
- a CDS encoding ABC transporter permease, translating to MPPVLMLAYKLLVTDRAKFAALVIGLTFSVFLMVQMTSIFSGVLQRASATVINMGAPIWVMDPAVMTVANSIPLPDYVLDAVRSMNGVEYAVPLYSGGALARLSSGTYQAVNVIGLDDTSLFGRPNLLEGRIEDLYGDDAYLVVHDSEFAKLESPAIGTSFEINDHRAVVVGIAEVPMSALFGVPTLYTTYRRAIEDIPSARFTLSYVLVQPRSPADLARIQDQVAKLGYRAVSADGFMTQITSFYVWQTGVGMNLLIMTVISFIVGISISGQTFYTFIVENLERFGALKAIGSRSRDLIAVILFQALLTGLTGYGLGVGLSTLVITLAKLRLPDYASVITVRNLGMAFVMVLVIAGVSGYIGVRKVIRVEPFDIFRG from the coding sequence ATGCCGCCGGTGCTGATGCTCGCCTACAAGCTCCTCGTCACCGACCGCGCCAAGTTCGCGGCGCTCGTCATCGGGCTCACGTTCTCGGTCTTCCTCATGGTCCAGATGACGTCGATCTTCTCCGGCGTCCTGCAGCGCGCGTCGGCCACCGTGATCAACATGGGCGCCCCGATCTGGGTCATGGACCCGGCCGTCATGACCGTGGCCAACAGCATCCCGCTGCCCGACTATGTGCTGGACGCCGTGCGCAGCATGAACGGCGTGGAGTACGCCGTGCCGCTCTACTCCGGCGGCGCGCTGGCCCGGCTCTCGTCGGGAACCTACCAGGCCGTCAACGTGATCGGGCTCGACGACACGAGTCTTTTCGGACGGCCGAACCTCCTCGAGGGCAGGATCGAGGACCTGTACGGGGACGACGCGTACCTCGTCGTGCACGACTCGGAGTTCGCAAAGCTCGAGAGTCCGGCGATCGGCACGAGCTTCGAGATCAACGATCACCGCGCGGTCGTGGTGGGGATCGCCGAGGTGCCGATGAGCGCTCTCTTCGGCGTGCCCACGCTCTACACCACGTATCGCCGCGCCATCGAGGACATCCCGTCCGCACGCTTCACGCTCTCCTACGTGCTCGTGCAGCCGCGGAGCCCGGCTGACCTGGCGCGAATCCAGGATCAGGTCGCGAAGCTCGGATATCGCGCCGTCTCTGCCGACGGCTTCATGACTCAGATCACTTCGTTCTACGTGTGGCAGACGGGCGTCGGGATGAACCTCCTGATCATGACGGTCATCAGCTTCATCGTCGGGATCTCGATCTCGGGTCAGACCTTCTACACGTTCATCGTCGAGAACCTCGAGCGCTTCGGCGCGCTGAAGGCGATCGGATCCAGGTCGCGAGACCTGATCGCCGTGATCTTGTTCCAGGCACTCCTCACCGGACTCACAGGCTATGGGCTGGGCGTCGGGCTCAGCACGCTCGTCATCACCCTCGCGAAGCTGCGCCTGCCCGACTACGCGTCCGTGATCACGGTTCGCAACCTCGGCATGGCGTTCGTCATGGTCCTCGTCATCGCGGGAGTGTCCGGCTACATCGGCGTGCGCAAAGTGATCCGTGTCGAGCCCTTCGACATCTTCCGCGGCTAG
- the thiC gene encoding phosphomethylpyrimidine synthase ThiC, with product MSEHRHFPRSRRSYLVGSRTDLRVPVRDVADTGVRLYDTSGPHGDAAQQVDLFAGLPHLRDGWIRERDDVEEYAGRAARPEDDGRRGAKTPEFPGKRTRPLRARAGRAVTQLAYARQGIVTPEMEFAALREGVEAELVRAEIARGRAILPSNVNHPESEPMLIGRKFLVKVNANIGNSAVSSSIDEEVEKLLWAVQWGSDTVMDLSTGANIHTTREWILRNSPVPIGTVPIYQALEKVGGKAEDLTPELFLDTLVEQAEQGVDYFTIHAGVLLRYVPLTADRVTGIVSRGGSIMAKWCLAHHRENFLYTHFREICEIMRAYDVAFSLGDGLRPGSIADANDAAQFAELETLGELTQIAWERDVQVMIEGPGHVPLHKIKENVDRQLEVCHEAPFYTLGPLVTDIAPGYDHITSGIGAALIGAFGTAMLCYVTPKEHLGLPDRDDVRTGVITYKIAAHAADLAKGHPGAQLRDDALSRARFEFRWQDQFELSLDPETARKFHDATLPAEGAKVAHFCSMCGPKFCSMEITQQLREYARSQRVDAEIARKEGLDAKSREFRSTGGELYR from the coding sequence ATGAGCGAGCACCGGCACTTCCCCCGATCACGGCGTTCCTACCTCGTCGGCTCGCGGACCGACCTGCGCGTTCCGGTCCGCGACGTCGCGGACACGGGCGTGCGGCTCTACGACACGAGCGGCCCGCACGGTGACGCGGCGCAGCAGGTCGACCTGTTCGCGGGTCTGCCGCACCTGCGCGACGGCTGGATCCGCGAGCGGGACGACGTCGAGGAGTACGCGGGGCGGGCGGCGCGGCCCGAGGACGACGGCCGGCGCGGGGCCAAGACGCCGGAGTTTCCCGGCAAGCGCACGCGGCCGCTGCGCGCGCGCGCCGGGCGCGCGGTGACTCAGCTCGCCTACGCCCGCCAGGGCATCGTGACTCCCGAGATGGAGTTCGCCGCGCTGCGCGAGGGCGTCGAAGCCGAGCTGGTGCGCGCGGAGATCGCGCGCGGGCGGGCGATCCTGCCCAGCAACGTGAATCACCCCGAGAGCGAGCCGATGCTGATCGGCCGGAAGTTCCTGGTGAAGGTGAACGCGAACATCGGAAACTCCGCGGTCAGCTCGTCGATCGACGAGGAGGTCGAGAAGCTGCTGTGGGCCGTGCAGTGGGGCTCGGACACGGTCATGGACCTGTCGACGGGCGCCAACATCCACACCACGCGCGAATGGATCCTGCGCAACTCCCCGGTGCCGATCGGCACGGTGCCGATCTACCAGGCGCTGGAGAAGGTGGGCGGCAAGGCGGAGGATCTCACGCCGGAGCTGTTTCTCGACACCCTGGTCGAGCAGGCCGAGCAAGGCGTGGACTACTTCACGATCCACGCGGGTGTCTTGCTGCGCTACGTGCCGCTGACCGCGGACCGGGTGACCGGCATCGTGTCTCGCGGCGGTTCGATCATGGCCAAGTGGTGTCTCGCGCACCACCGCGAGAACTTCCTGTACACGCACTTCCGCGAGATCTGCGAGATCATGCGCGCCTACGACGTCGCCTTCTCGCTGGGAGACGGCCTGCGCCCGGGCTCGATCGCCGACGCCAACGACGCGGCGCAGTTCGCCGAGCTCGAGACACTCGGCGAGCTCACCCAGATCGCCTGGGAGCGCGACGTGCAGGTCATGATCGAAGGGCCGGGTCACGTGCCGCTGCACAAGATCAAGGAGAACGTCGACCGCCAGCTCGAGGTGTGTCACGAGGCGCCCTTCTACACCCTGGGGCCGCTCGTGACCGACATCGCACCCGGCTACGACCACATCACCTCGGGCATCGGCGCGGCGCTGATCGGCGCCTTCGGCACGGCCATGCTGTGCTACGTGACGCCCAAGGAGCACCTGGGCCTGCCCGACCGCGACGACGTGCGCACCGGCGTCATCACCTACAAGATCGCCGCACACGCGGCCGACCTGGCCAAGGGCCATCCCGGCGCGCAGCTGCGCGACGACGCGCTGTCGCGCGCGCGCTTCGAGTTCCGCTGGCAGGACCAGTTCGAGCTGTCACTCGACCCGGAGACCGCGCGCAAGTTCCACGACGCGACGCTGCCTGCCGAGGGCGCGAAGGTCGCCCACTTCTGCTCCATGTGCGGCCCGAAGTTCTGCAGCATGGAGATCACGCAGCAGCTCCGCGAGTACGCGCGCAGCCAGCGCGTCGACGCCGAGATCGCGCGCAAGGAGGGCCTCGACGCGAAGTCGCGCGAGTTTCGCTCGACCGGCGGCGAGCTCTACCGCTAG
- a CDS encoding phytanoyl-CoA dioxygenase family protein has translation MTIQHLPPTASPEEVTQALQRDGVAVVDRLVPRAFMERAKQELAPYLAATAVGTDPFAGFRTKRTGGLIARSAACRELVMNPLVLGAVKGLLSDGSGFQLHLTQVIAIGPGEPAQTVHRDQWGFDFYPWPKGFEVQCNTIWAMTDFTEENGATRVIPGSHLHADRLEYKESDTEPAEMEQGSVVFYSGALYHGGGGNRSKATRMGVNLTYARSWLRQEENQYLSVPHDVARGLPDDLLRLMGYARGAYALGYVDDLRDPLDALRGVQEARSAFGELQKAAERAREEIPAILR, from the coding sequence ATGACGATCCAACACCTGCCCCCGACCGCGAGCCCCGAAGAAGTCACTCAGGCGCTGCAGCGCGACGGCGTCGCGGTGGTCGACCGCCTCGTGCCGCGCGCCTTCATGGAGCGCGCGAAGCAGGAGCTCGCGCCGTATCTCGCTGCGACCGCCGTCGGCACCGATCCGTTCGCGGGCTTCCGCACCAAGCGCACCGGCGGGCTGATCGCGCGCTCCGCCGCCTGCCGCGAGCTGGTCATGAACCCGCTCGTGCTGGGCGCGGTGAAGGGCCTGCTCAGCGACGGCAGCGGCTTCCAGCTCCACCTCACCCAGGTGATCGCGATCGGTCCCGGCGAGCCGGCGCAGACCGTGCACCGCGACCAGTGGGGCTTCGACTTCTACCCCTGGCCGAAGGGCTTCGAGGTGCAGTGCAACACGATCTGGGCCATGACCGACTTCACCGAGGAGAACGGCGCCACGCGCGTGATCCCCGGGAGTCACTTGCACGCCGACCGGCTGGAGTACAAGGAGTCGGACACCGAGCCCGCCGAGATGGAGCAGGGCTCGGTGGTGTTCTACTCCGGCGCGCTCTACCACGGCGGCGGCGGCAACCGCTCCAAGGCCACGCGCATGGGCGTCAACCTGACCTACGCGCGCTCGTGGCTGCGCCAGGAGGAGAACCAGTACCTGTCCGTGCCACACGACGTCGCGCGCGGACTCCCGGACGACCTGCTGCGGCTCATGGGCTACGCGCGCGGCGCGTACGCGCTGGGCTATGTGGACGATCTGCGCGACCCGCTCGACGCGCTGCGCGGCGTGCAGGAGGCGCGCTCGGCGTTCGGCGAGCTGCAGAAGGCGGCGGAGCGCGCGCGCGAGGAGATCCCCGCGATCCTGCGCTGA
- a CDS encoding 7-carboxy-7-deazaguanine synthase QueE has product MAELRIKEIYQSIQGESTFAGWPCVFVRTAGCDIRCVYCDEAHAFGGGERLDLDEILARVAAFGTPLVEVTGGEPLAQKATPELVRRLLDAGHQVLVETGGHHDISLLDPRAHAIVDVKTPGSQMSQHNDLANLDRLRPGDELKFVLCDRADYEFALALVREHKLEDRVPVHFSPVHPGLDPRDLVRWLLEDGLHVRLNLQLHKYVWGPDAKSV; this is encoded by the coding sequence ATGGCTGAGCTGCGGATCAAGGAGATCTACCAGTCCATCCAAGGTGAGTCGACCTTCGCGGGCTGGCCGTGCGTGTTCGTGCGCACCGCCGGCTGCGACATCCGCTGCGTGTACTGCGACGAAGCGCACGCGTTCGGCGGCGGCGAGAGACTCGACCTGGACGAGATCCTGGCGCGCGTGGCCGCGTTCGGCACGCCGCTCGTCGAAGTCACTGGCGGCGAGCCACTGGCGCAGAAGGCGACCCCGGAGCTGGTGCGGCGCCTGCTCGACGCGGGCCATCAGGTGCTGGTCGAGACCGGCGGACACCACGACATCTCGCTGCTCGACCCGCGCGCACACGCGATCGTCGACGTGAAGACGCCGGGCAGCCAGATGTCCCAGCACAACGACCTCGCGAACCTGGACCGCCTGCGCCCGGGCGACGAGCTGAAGTTCGTGCTGTGCGACCGCGCCGATTACGAGTTCGCGCTCGCGCTCGTGCGCGAGCACAAGCTCGAGGACCGCGTGCCCGTCCATTTCTCCCCGGTCCACCCCGGGCTCGACCCCCGCGACCTCGTGCGCTGGCTGCTCGAGGACGGCCTGCACGTGCGGCTCAACCTGCAGCTGCACAAGTACGTCTGGGGCCCCGACGCGAAGAGCGTCTGA